GGTTGCTTACTAATGAAATTATCTCGTGCAGACGTGCTTAATCGTTTGCACGAGTTTGTGTACTGTCGATAGGTAATGTTATGATAAAGGTTGTAAATTCAGCAGGCTTGCTCTTTACAGCAATGGTACCATGGTGCATTTCAATAATTTTTTTAACAATAGCCAACCCTAGGCCGCTGCCGCCATTTGTAGCTGTTCGCGATTGATCGGCCTTATAAAATCGCTCAAAAATATGGATTAGCTGTTCTTCGGATAAACCGATGCCTGTATCCTGAACAATAACTGTAATTGTATCCAACTGCTGTGTCATCGATAAAGTGATTGTACCGCAGTCAGGCGTAAATTTAATGCTATTCGTTAGCAAATTCATCCATACTTGATTTAACAAATCCTCGTCTGCCGTAATGCTTATGTTATCAAGTTGAAGATCAAAGTCGAGTTGTTTCATTATCCAATTAGGCTCAAGTGCCAATACAACATTGCGTAATTGTTTATCAAGTCGATAATTTTTCGCCTCAAATGGATGATGCTGTGATTCTAGAGAAGTAAGCTTAAGCAAATTATCACTTATTTTTGATAAGCGATTACTTTCTAATTCAATGATTTCTAGGTAGTGTCGACGCTTTTCTTCAGGCAGATTAATATTTTTAAGTGCCTTTGCAAAGCCATTAATAGATGTTAAAGGTGACTGTATTTCATGGGAAACGTTTGAAATGAACTCTTGACGCATTCTTTCAAGTTCGCCTAATTCCACAGCCATATGATTGATGCCATGAATTAATTG
This genomic stretch from Lysinibacillus pakistanensis harbors:
- a CDS encoding sensor histidine kinase; translated protein: MRKRRFLFKLIMVLCLFLIANTVFAFLAYHATTWLYGRLGAEPQGFWLQLGTVIGVFVLFACSAAIIFLIGLNRKRNYWDTIVDALSRMAKGDFDVQLDLKADEEDQFGQLIHGINHMAVELGELERMRQEFISNVSHEIQSPLTSINGFAKALKNINLPEEKRRHYLEIIELESNRLSKISDNLLKLTSLESQHHPFEAKNYRLDKQLRNVVLALEPNWIMKQLDFDLQLDNISITADEDLLNQVWMNLLTNSIKFTPDCGTITLSMTQQLDTITVIVQDTGIGLSEEQLIHIFERFYKADQSRTATNGGSGLGLAIVKKIIEMHHGTIAVKSKPAEFTTFIITLPIDSTQTRAND